The genomic interval TTTTATCTGTTTCTATCTTCTGGAATCAATAATTTTGCAAAATTACCAGTGGTAACAAAGTCTGTTGGAGATATTTCTTTAATAGATAGTACGAACACACATACGTTTAAAAGCAAAATATCTGTTGTCTGTTTTTTAGGAAATGATATGCAATCTGTAAAAGGAGGTTTTTTTAACCTGAATCAGAAGATTTATAAACCTTTTTACGGATTTAAAGACTTTCAATTGATTGCGATTTATCCAAAAAGTAAACATGCAGAAGCAGCTATTATAGAAAAAGAAATAGGAGCGTTTACAGATATGGCGAAATGGAAATTTGTAAGTGCTTCAGATGAAGAAATAAAAATAATATTCGATAGTTTTAAAACAAACGGATCTTTAGCAAATCTATACACTAACAAAGCTTTTTTAATTGATAAAGAAGGAAACTTACGTGGTAGAAATGATGATAAAGACACCGTCAATGGAACTTTATTTGGTTATAATATGCAATCTGTTGCAGAGCTAAATAAAAAGATGAAAGACGATGTTAAAGTTGTTTTAGCAGAATATAGATTAGCGTTAAAAAAGAACAACGCAGATAGGGAAATATAATCATTTGTCTGGTCGAGCGCAGTCGAGACCTCATATTAAGTTAAAAAAAAGACCTCTCGACTCCGCTCGAGGTGACAAGAAAAACAACATGACTAAAAAATATTCATACGTCGGGATATCATTTATCATACTTATATTCGGAATTTATTCTGTTCCTAAAATTGTAGATCGGTTTAAAAAAGCAGACTTACATACGTTTAATAAAGTACCAGCTTTTGAGTTTATCAATCAAAATGGAAAAACTATTACCAATAAAAGTTTTGAAGGAAAAGTGTATGTTGTTGAATTCTTTTTTACAACATGCCCAACTATTTGTCCGATTATGAATAGAAATATGGTGACCATTCAAGATGCTTTTTTTGGAAACCCAGAATTCGGAATTGCTTCAATATCGATTACACCAGAAATAGATACACCAGCAACGTTAAAAGAATATGCTAAGAATTTTGGAATAACGCATAAAAACTGGCATTTGTTAACTGGTAAATCAGATGATGTTGTTTTTGCATTATCGAATAGCGGTTTTAAATTATTCGCAGGAAAAGGAGAAGATAATCATGGAGGTTTTGAACATTCTGGTTTGTTTGCTTTAGTGGATAAAAATGGATTTATTAGATCTAGAAAAGATGAGATTGGGAATCCAATTATGTATTATAGAGCTATAGAAGAACATGGATTTAAAGATCAAATAGCTGAATTAAAAGAAGATATAAAATTACTGTTAAATGAATAATGAAGCACGCGAGAAAAAAGATAAAAGACTAATCACCATAGTTTCAATTATAATACCAGTTGTAGTTGCAGCACTTTTTGGAGTGAATCTAAAAAAGTTAGGCTTCGATGTAGAACCATTAACTTTTTTACCACCAATTTATGCATCTATAAATGGATTAACAGCTGTACTTATAATTGCGGCCGTTGTAGCTATAAAAAAAGGGAATAGAAGATTACATGAACAATTAAATACTTCTGCAATAGCATGTTCAGTGCTGTTTTTGGTTTTGTATGTAGCATACCATATGACATCAGATTCTACAAAATTTGGTGGAGAAAGAATTATAAAATATATCTATTATTTTATACTTATTACACATATAGTATTATCAATAATTATCATTCCTTTTGTATTAACAACGTATTTAAGAGCAATTACTGGTAAGTTTCCAGAACATAAAAAAATTGCAAAAATTACGTTTCCGCTTTGGTTATATGTGGCAATTTCGGGCGTTGTTGTTTATTTAATGATATCTCCATATTATGGGTAAGAGAATAGTTATACTCTTTTTTTTGTTGATTTTTTTTATTGAAAAATCTGTTGCACAATGTGCTATGTGTAAAGCTGTGGTAGAAAACGGAGACGCATCTATGGCAGAAGGAGTAAACAATGGAATTACCTATTTAATGGTATTTCCTTATATTTTAGTAGGTCTTTTATTCTACTTTATTTTCCGATATAAAAAGAAAGTTAAAAATTAACATTTCAATAAGAGGAAAATTCTGTAACATATTTTACTTTTAGTCGTCATATAACAGACTCGATAAAAAACCAACGAACCAACGAATACAATTTATGAAAACGAAAATCATAGTTCTTATTGCATTACTTTCTGTAACTTTTGGGTATTCACAGAAAAAATGGACACTTAAAGAGTGTGTAGATACAGCGTTAAAGAATAACTTAACCATCAAGCAAAATAAATTAAACTTAGATATTGCAGAACAAGAT from Lutibacter sp. Hel_I_33_5 carries:
- a CDS encoding DUF420 domain-containing protein; translation: MNNEAREKKDKRLITIVSIIIPVVVAALFGVNLKKLGFDVEPLTFLPPIYASINGLTAVLIIAAVVAIKKGNRRLHEQLNTSAIACSVLFLVLYVAYHMTSDSTKFGGERIIKYIYYFILITHIVLSIIIIPFVLTTYLRAITGKFPEHKKIAKITFPLWLYVAISGVVVYLMISPYYG
- a CDS encoding SCO family protein, which produces MTKKYSYVGISFIILIFGIYSVPKIVDRFKKADLHTFNKVPAFEFINQNGKTITNKSFEGKVYVVEFFFTTCPTICPIMNRNMVTIQDAFFGNPEFGIASISITPEIDTPATLKEYAKNFGITHKNWHLLTGKSDDVVFALSNSGFKLFAGKGEDNHGGFEHSGLFALVDKNGFIRSRKDEIGNPIMYYRAIEEHGFKDQIAELKEDIKLLLNE